A region of the Montipora foliosa isolate CH-2021 chromosome 8, ASM3666993v2, whole genome shotgun sequence genome:
ttactctgtgttaTGCCACACAATTTTGCATGTTGTCAGTGGAGGGCTGTTCCGGAATCAATGGGTTTTAAAAGAGTTGcatgtaatgtttaaaagaaagcagcagtgtttttagacctGATAAAACACATGCTGTGCCAGTTTTTTTAAACAGCTGTTAAAACATTTCACAAAAAGCTTGGGAGTCAGAACATAGATTCAAAAAGTGAGGAGAAggtattagcatacaagaaaaacaagctggGCCTCATCACTATTCTGTACGTAAATAAATCTAATGAGGAGTGtgggtaaaagttaagaatccgatcccaccaacgcgtcagCCAACACGTCAGCCAATGCGTCGGTTGACTGTTGGTcaactgtcggtcaactgttaGCTATAGGCCACTGTTTAATCTTATAACGTATAAGATGCGTCGGTGGTTCGTTGGTGGTGCATTTGTGGCGTGTCGGTGACTCATTTGGGCCTTactgaactgttgaaaacctaaacgtacctttttcaaactgaatgGAAATGTCTTCGACGGAAAataagaaatttacttttgacGACCACCTTGTATTTTgtgatattagaacccagttcccattacgacaagtgttattagaacccagttttcaCTCTGGCAAACGCGTTGCCCGAGACTTCATCTCTATCAACTTCCGTGTTTCCGACCGAAATAGAGAGACCCTTGTTCATCGTCTCATCACTACACATATCCAACCTGGAACTGTCATCTACTCAGATCAATTCACTCCGTACATACCACTCAACCAGCTAGGATATATCCATGTATCAGTAAATCATTCCAAGAACTTTGTTGACCCCGACAGTGGTGCACACACCAATACCACCGAAGGCGTGTGGGCTTTGGTCAAGAAGTTGAAGTGGATGTGTGGTACCCTGTATGAATACATACCCAGCTACTTGGATGTTGACcaacgcgtcggtagtgtgttggtGGTGTGTCGACcgacgtgttggccgacgcgttggtgggatcggattcttaacttttaccgGAGTGTGCATATGTTTTCATACTTTTTTGCTGATCGACAGGAGCAATTACTTGGCtctttggacaactttgaaccaGAACTTCCCGATACAGAGGATGATGAGGTAACTGTCTTTGACTTCAGTATTGACTGCCAGTGTTTATTTCCAAATTTTTGATGGAAAATTCCTCTGCAGGACAGGATAACTGGTTTGTGTCTGTAGTTTTAACAACATTTTTTGGCTCCCTTTTTTGTttgagtttatttattttttctttgtgtgTCATGTTCTGTCAGTTACACCAAGTAAGAGCAGACGAGACAACATCCTTTTATGTTTTGGCAAATCATATGTATGGGGAGGTTAATATCAATTGAAAATGAACCAATGTGATGTTCAGTCTTTTGTCAAACCTGCAATGCATCAAGtgttatcagaaacccataagggttgaaacgtgtaacacgtgttcacagcttccgaatattcaatgtgaactgattggttgaatgtttcagtgctaagtaccatatttggaaacccatcgctcttgttgttccaaatatggtaccagcacacaaggggctgttacatgtttcaacccttatgggtttctggtgttaTACAATAATAGATTATAACAGCAAGACAGGTTAAAAGCAAACTGAACCAAGTTGATGATTGGCTTATTCTCAAACATGGAAAGCATCAAAGGGTGGTGATAAAGGATGATAATTTGTCAAATTGTGGATAAAGTATTTGTGATACAGGCACCCTACCTAGAATAATCGTGTGCATTACGCTCAGACATCTTGATTATTtggatttcacaaaaaccaaatGCAAGAtttcattgttttattaaaaatgcatccagaacttattatttctttaaaataagGTAAATGGTTGAAGTACTTGTAATAATCTGCTTTGGTGTCCTTTTAATTATTACACAATTCTAAACTACATATTCTTGAAGAATCCAAAGTTAACTTAAAGCTTTAACTTTGACTGTTATAGTTAAGGTAGTGAGTACAATGTGTTGATTAAAAAGGGCAATAGGTGGCTTTTACATCACTTTTTCGCCAACATGttggtggatgaaaacaaaagatctctcattagctccttttgttcatccaccagcAATTATTGCACATTatagcattgttatctgtgtctcagtctagagattggttgctaACATTATTACTCTATTTCCATTTCAGTGTATTGTGTGCAATAGTGCTAAGGCTATTATCCAGACCTACCCTTGCAAACACAGGGTACTTTGCCGACGCTGTTTTGTTAAGACACTTCAGGTGGCTGTTAATGATCTCAACCTCCCCTTGAAATGTGTTGTTTGTCGCACAAGAATTCAAACTCTGGATAGAGAGCGACATGAGGGACATGGACTGGACCTGAGCAGTGTGCACCCTGAAGGACATTGCCTTGATTCAACCACTGAGGACACTGAGCATCTAGTCAGCAATGTATGATTAGCCCAATTTAATGTTCACAAGTGCTTGAAATTATATGATATGCCCTCTCAATTTTCCCAGGGAAAAAGAACTCGGATTTAAAGATCAGGGCCTTACTTCCAGATCAATTAATTTAAGGTTTCAAAATACCAGCTACATTGGAAATAGAGAAAACATAACTTTCCACCCATACTTGGTATCTAAAACATACCAACGTGCTGACTTGCAAAGCCCACAAATTCGCAAAGCAAAGCAACAACTCGAACTGATCAACACCTCATGGTGTCTGTTCAACTGAATGCCCACTAAGGTACCTATTTACATCAAGAGGGGTAGGAGTGATGATTTTAGAAGTACTAGAGTCGAAGGTCACTCAAGTTGCATTATTTTGAGGTGTATGACGTCTGCAGACTGCCTCCATATAGCGTTGATAAACACTATTTAattctaagcacccatttcaaatagcaccAGTCTGATAAACactatttaagtctaagaacccattttaaaattgtttcaataactgtgatttagggttagtctgcagtctgcaagtgtcagacactgatTATTGTGTTGCTTGTATTTCTCAAGTGATCTTGAACTTGTGTAGAATTATAGTTAAGGGGCATGATGTGAGACATGCATCTAGTCTCCTTTATTTCTCAGCATACCTTGCCGTGTGAAATGGAGGTCAAATAGTGTATATCATTATTTTATGGTTTGTCTTCTATGTTTATTTACAAAGTATCAAGTAGATTGGATACATCAGAGAATCTTCAAATGAAATTTTTCAGAATGATAGTTTATTGgttaattaattttgacatGAATATTATTGATACTTACCTTAGTCAGCAAACAAAACTTGTGCAAAAAGAAGCTCTTTTGAAAAGAAATACCACTAGTATTTTGTTTCTAGAATGCTGATTTCTTAAGGGTAAAGGCAAGATAAAGAATGCTACAGACTGTATGATGCTTTGTTGTGCTCCCtcaatttgttatttttctccTCTATTCGAAGAAAACCAAGAGATAGCTTTTTTTACCCTAATTTACCACTGCAAAGCTTTTAAATAATGTTTTCCTTGGTGCTTCCATAACAGGGTGAGTTGCATTTACACATCTACTAGGCAAATCTCTTACTGATTTTCTCAATTTTTGCAAAGGTTATTGACATTATGCATCAACACAAAAAGAGATAGTTTTGATACACTTCAGGCTTACCAAAAATCATTCAGTTAGTCAAAATATCTTGTTATTATATGCCAAGCAATTTTCAGGCAAAATGGGgtactctgattggctggttttcggtCGCATTTTTACTGCACAGACCATTACCGTGGAAATGGTATGTTTCCGTATCTTTCTGTATTCCGGAAAATTCACGTTGagcaaaacacaaaaagttCCCAAAAAGCGGAATTTAAGGGCCgtgcttactaattcaaaggtgtttttgccccggtttatgattatgcgggaaataaagatcttaacaagtgtcattgaaatcgaaaaagaaaattgggggaaaccacatatttttgaaagataattcatgaacaatatttttaaaaagttttaaaatacagagcgatgtatggtgttcttcctcaaattgaagcttaattatctctgaaaaatgcatggttgccgccaattttctctttggataccaatagtacttactaagatctactttctcctgtaagttttaaaccgcgcaaaaatattcttGCATCAGTAAGcttcaccaataggaaatcctATGTTAATGTACAGGGGCACCCagcgagaatatagttcaaaaccacttaaacatagcattgttaaatgtatttttaaatttgtatttaaATGGCAGATatgggcatatttttatcccctaaaaatttttcatctgttcggatttccaagctgaaagtctagtgatcctgaaattatagggatcaaaacttaccttttcgaaaatttcagccagaagaaaaatgctgggtgacctttttagggcaaaaatccgttaaaatggGGAATTATAccaattttttagatgttcgaaaatcctagggcaggcaggcaagcaagaaattttacaataaatgttccgaaaattctagatctcaaatcgtcttccaaacagatattttccgaaaattgacattgggtgcccctgaatgtAGTAAACAACTtgctaacctcacttgctcggggcCTTACTGTTGGATATTATCCCTCGGTTGTTTTTATACATGTGCAGTCCGTACTGCCATGAccttgggccaatattccccagtacgacCCTCACTCTCGGTTAGCGAGAGAGGTTAATAATTAGGTTCAGTTTCTTTCACTTTTGTGTTTGTCAATGTTTGCAATATTCTGTTTTTATATGGTgcgtctaaaacacaggtcagaGGTCAGTGTACTGCAGATAAATAGACAACCACTAAAAGTGATCACTCATAACCCTAATCActttacaaaaatgttgtttcaagtCCAGGGTAAACTTTTGGCTTACAGTCAGTTGTACATaaccgtgcaccggtggctcagttggtctgtcacgcgggaggtcgtgagttcaactccagccggaccaacactcagggtctttaagaaactgaggaaaaagtgctgccaTTGTAACTACATCattctgcaaatggttagactctctagtcttctcagataaggatgataaaccgtaggccccatctcacaacccttcaatgttcataattcggtgggatgtaaaagaacccacacttttcttgcaaagagtagggcatgtagttcccggtgttgtggtctgtcatGTGTGGTGTATCATGATTGGGAGGGTAAATTCtcagagatattagctacaccaagctactctaaaatccgatggtaaataataagcacttaatgactggccccaagggaaacagtgagttttgtttccccaagaccttcaatgttccccgaggtgaagccgagggaaacattgaggtcgaggggaaataaaactcactgtttcccgaggggccagtcattaagtgttttgttataccttccaactcaaaatagaacaatacacagataaaaattatttgcttgacgtcggctggcgtacagatttgctgccgtttcaaaggtgcacgacctgatcacgtgtgagtcgaaagttcaagttgttttgTTCCCTAGGGcatcatgaagttttgttcgccctagggcgtcatgaagttttgaccaatgacacgtgacacgttctcctccaatcagaaaacgtatttgagttgggaggtataacaaagaTATGTGATATGATAGTGGAGCAGGGCCTGTGGAATGTGACTGGTGTTTTAGACCCTCCTggttttgtgtttatttttgctcCTTGAAAGTGTTAAGATGTTCAATtgaaactctgttttgattagTTACTTTCATTGAACACTGATTCATTTTAATTTGGACTTGTTCAAAGTAAATGGGACTAATCCGTATTAGCGATTATCGGCTGTTATCAAACATTAGAGCCAATCCGGATCAAGCTCATCTTTGGCAGGCagtaaattattaattttttcttttgcttttccattattcaatattattattagttactTTACTAAgtaaatatttcattttgaAGTCAAATGGATACAACTCATTTTTGAGGTAATGAAACAAACATTTGGGGTCTAATAAACGAAATTTTCGTTAAAACTGTTTTGAATAACATTTATGACCTTTTGGCGTTGAACTTGAGATACAGGGCAGGCGTTAACAAGTTTCTAAAacaagggtaagggtaagaccaagggtcagggtaagggtaaggatacgaatacagaaagtatcctaaaaatgcataaaagctaaccttaaacttttgtttaggcctaattaggcctaaggttagcttttatgcatgtttaggatactttttgtattcgtatcctaacccttacccttaccctcgccTTAGAAACGCCAGAACTTCCTCTCCAGATACACAGATATTTGAGAGCAGTCTGCTTTAATTTGTCAGTGACAAAATACAATGCAAAATAAATGCTATTATTTGTGAGTGTTGTTCCACCTCTATCCAATATTTCTGCAATCATTTCAACATGTTTGAGTAGTAGTTTTAAAATGCAAATGCTGATCTTATGAACGGGAGTTATGCAGCTCTAGGAACCTGCAATGGGCTACCATATTTATTGTGCATTTCATTTCAAATGCCTTGCATTTGCAGCAACCCCGTACAAAATGTTTGATGACATTTTAAATCTCCTCATCTAATAACCCTTTTAAATGACTTACAgctccctccccccctcccccaagaAACAATGTTGTGATTTGTATGGCTTTATTTTGTGCTCCTTTTTTGACATTGTGTTGAGTGGGGCTAAGAGGCTCTGGTTCCAGCAGGTGAAAAAAATCagaaagttttcaactttttctccTGGAATATATACACCTTTCCATTTGCCAGTTAATTTTGCTCCTCCGTGGTgattattttgtcttttgtgCAAATTATTCAAAGGATGTTATTCTTATGTTGCTTATTTCCAACTTTGTTTCTCTCTCCTTGACAATGTCATGTGCCTCAAATATAATGTATGACACATGGCATTGTCGACTCCAcagaccagggcccggttgtttgaaagccgattaacttaatccaggattagcgaaAAGTTTTGTTTcgcattttcacttttttggtgaaagtttcttttccttatttttgtttttcaagattgacttcttctaatgtaaagttttgctaaatgtcagcgttgaacagcatttgggagtagagaaataaattccttgggtaatttttaatctgggattagtgttagtcggcttttgaacaattgGGCCCAGTGGGACACTTTGTCAAAGAAGAACGACCTGGATTAACAGGAGATCTTGTAACTCAATGGTTAAAGCATTCGCCAGGTATTACAGAGGTCTTAGGTTTGAATCCTGCCAAGGTCTCTAACTCTAACCCAGTTATCCTTTGGCCAGTTTCCGAGCAACTAGCTTATcattactaataataatttattaatatcCACAGAAATGGAAGTGAATAGTGGTGGCTTTTGACCAAGCCACAGAGCCACTTTCACTCAGATACtgttttaatcatttttaaaagataCTTTTTAAAGTAAGTTAATACTAATTAATTTTTACCACAAAAGGATAAGGGGCACCTGCTATGTTTCACCAAACCATTGTCTCAAGTTGAGTTGTAAAGACAAACACCAAGGCTTCAAGGGCAATTTTACTGGAGGTCAGCTGGGAAAGAAATACCTTTAaccccattgactcctgggagcaAGACAAAAAGATTCTACCCTGCCtgacgccagacaattttactagtCTACTGGGGCTAAATAGCTTAGAgacttaaaatatttagttattattattattattattattattattatagaaatGAACTCTTTttgtacaccacgggtataaatAGAGGATGTTACATGGCTGCgtggggatacaaattttatctttcagGGCTAAAAGTACCTTTTACaggtgagcgaagcgaacgagtgagagatactttcaacACGAgaatagatattgatgaaatgtccagatttaaaacaacttgttttattcataatttttcgaaatgatgaaaaagtggtcaggCTAACCACTAGAACACGCAtattgtgtaacatgaaacaagataatCTATGAaattatgaaaagcaaatcatgataatgtaaaattttgcaataaaaatgttaatgtagtagagaagaaatATGTTGAAGCACAAAAGTAtatatcttacaatgaagaggaagctcgcgttttattggctgatcgtgttcgttaccatgatgACActtatattctcacatgtgaaagataaaaatgatatgctCACTGTGCatggtgaagatatgattttttagtaaaaggagaagtcctggtatttcatcagtatttatataaagaataatattcaatataaatttgtaatttttctaATGTCTAATGcttaaagtttttattttattgtaaaatattgtaagttgaatgaaagaataaataataataattataataataataattggcacCTTCCTTCATTCAAAGCTCTGAGCTTTTTTCCAGAAATTATGGACCCTTTCAGTTTCTTTTAAACTTCACCTGGTTGTCTGAATAATTCACAATTTATTATTGTAACAGAAGGGCGTCCCCTTATTATAACCTTTTCTGTATGTTCTCAAATTTCTTACAATAGCAAGTTAAAGCCTTTCCAAAtggtttgcattcataaggcttttctTCCTGAGAGacatatacaaaacatggacacCCATGGACGACCCCCTGTGGACGACCCCCTGTGGACCACCActcattaatatttttgtaaagttacaggcagaaaaatctttacatGAAACAGAGATTGATAGTTGCACTTATCTAGACAATTTAAGGAATAATTGTCACTTATAGGCACAATTCAGGTGGGTCCAACGGGATTCAAtgccatgacctctgcaatgtgAGCCATGAAGCTACTCAGTTGGGAGAAGGTCAATTTGTAGGGCTCATTCATTACGATAAAGGACTCAGTGAAAGAAATGAATGTACATTTGAAGTGCCGGTTATAAatgaatccctttggagccaccaaataggtgGTATTGGTGTCTATGAGAGACAAatgcttaaatcagtagcccataactAGGAGCGACAACTGCCCTATATACCTTtcacggcattttcacagagcAGAATTTATTTCCTGCAGGAGCccaatgaccaatcacaagagacTAAGTTGACATCATAGTTAAGTGTCACTGAACcagaaatgtcttttttttttttgcaaaaaagtaCCCCCCGGTAGTCCAAAAATAGAACGGTCCATAAAAATGAGGTGACAGTCTACTCCTAGTCAATGGCTCCTGCTTAACTAGCCCAGATAAGTGGCAAGGGTCACTCTTTCTCTTTCGtcaaaagatttttctgcttgtattCGTAATTGAATtaacaaaatgaggggtggtccacagaacaggtccatggacctggggtctaTGTTTTTTATACAATGTACATCCCTTCCCAAGGGACTTTTTGTTTCTCCCTGATTCACTGATGGAAACACTTTTTACACTATTCGAATGAATTTATTCCACAGAAAGTATCGTGAAGGAATcaataaataatattaaaacattACAACACTTGTCATGTTCTTTACACAGACATTTGACAGGCTTTTTCATAGCATGGATTAGCATGGATTATTTCATAAGTAAACCTTAAACTTCCTGCTAAAAGTACCAGTAAATGCCTCTCTCCATTATCAACCCTTCAACACGTCCCCAAGCTTTCTACTCCACAAGACAAATTCAGTTTCagttcagtttcagtttttattatgtattttgcataaaatcATCACAAAGCTATGCAATGTTCGCAGTTAGCAacagctagtcgaggcgagcattgcTTACAAATATATAccagataaaatggttacaaatacataactacacattcacataaaaataaataaataaataaaataaattagttttagaatacagttagtgcagtggagaacagcttaaaacttgtacagtataacataaataaacatgaaaaaagtaatttaaattgaataaataaatttttaactacatgacatactaaactaaggagtcaaaatttgccaataattattatt
Encoded here:
- the LOC138013076 gene encoding uncharacterized protein; translation: MSSFYNRNSRAIWLTVAATTGYFLYRYYIQKRREREEAIAAGLEISRRGVEKLVELRDKLEQLLGSLDNFEPELPDTEDDECIVCNSAKAIIQTYPCKHRVLCRRCFVKTLQVAVNDLNLPLKCVVCRTRIQTLDRERHEGHGLDLSSVHPEGHCLDSTTEDTEHLVSNV